One Porphyromonas pogonae genomic region harbors:
- the rseP gene encoding RIP metalloprotease RseP encodes MSPFFSLTIQLLASLSILVFIHELGHFLFARKFKVRVEKFYLFFDPWFSLFKYKPRGSDTEYGIGWLPLGGYCKISGMIDESLDTDQMASEPQPYEFRSKPAWQRLLIMFAGVLFNAILAIFIYTGISLAWGKIQLPSENIHSGMAFSDVAKDIGFQDNDIIIAVDGQKEDALDRGFMRKIIQAQDVEVLRNGQKVTIDIPSDMMERLLRTNNGLMSIQFPLVIDSVMKTGGASQAQLLPGDSLVAIDSTSVPDVRDALTKMNSLRGNESVFTFARNGELFTTPVKIDTAGHIGIVMKRVTDVYKTNHISYNIFNAIPAGIDQGMGTMKSYVGDMKYVFTKEGAKQMGGFGTIGKLFPYPFNWHDFWSITAFLSIILAVMNLLPIPGLDGGHIMFLFIEMISGRKVSQKILVTAQVIGMLLLFALVLYANGNDLFRYLIK; translated from the coding sequence ATGAGTCCGTTCTTCAGTTTAACAATACAGCTACTTGCTTCACTAAGCATTTTAGTCTTCATACACGAATTAGGGCATTTTCTTTTTGCTCGTAAATTCAAAGTAAGAGTTGAGAAATTTTATCTTTTCTTTGACCCTTGGTTTAGTCTTTTTAAATATAAGCCCAGAGGCAGCGATACAGAATATGGTATAGGTTGGCTTCCTTTAGGTGGATATTGTAAGATATCGGGAATGATTGATGAGTCTTTGGACACTGATCAGATGGCAAGCGAACCACAACCTTATGAATTTAGGAGTAAGCCTGCGTGGCAAAGACTCCTTATCATGTTTGCCGGAGTCCTTTTCAATGCTATTCTTGCCATATTTATTTATACAGGTATTAGCTTGGCATGGGGTAAAATACAGCTACCCTCCGAAAACATACATTCAGGGATGGCTTTTTCTGATGTAGCCAAAGATATCGGCTTTCAAGACAATGATATTATCATTGCCGTAGACGGCCAAAAAGAAGATGCGCTGGACAGAGGATTTATGCGCAAAATCATCCAAGCACAGGATGTAGAGGTTCTCAGAAATGGTCAGAAAGTTACTATTGATATACCATCAGACATGATGGAACGCTTGCTTCGCACCAATAATGGGCTTATGAGCATACAGTTTCCTCTGGTAATAGATAGTGTGATGAAAACAGGAGGAGCATCCCAAGCGCAACTGCTCCCGGGTGATAGTCTTGTAGCTATTGATAGTACTTCTGTGCCTGATGTAAGAGATGCATTAACCAAAATGAATTCACTCCGAGGAAATGAGTCCGTATTTACCTTTGCTCGCAATGGAGAACTTTTTACGACTCCCGTAAAAATAGACACAGCAGGGCACATAGGCATAGTCATGAAAAGAGTAACAGATGTATATAAAACCAATCATATATCTTACAACATATTCAATGCCATACCAGCCGGTATAGACCAGGGCATGGGAACAATGAAAAGCTACGTGGGAGATATGAAATATGTTTTTACCAAAGAAGGAGCGAAACAAATGGGAGGCTTTGGTACGATAGGCAAATTGTTCCCTTACCCATTCAATTGGCATGACTTCTGGAGCATAACCGCATTCCTCTCAATTATCCTGGCCGTTATGAATCTCCTTCCTATTCCGGGATTGGATGGTGGACATATCATGTTCTTGTTCATTGAAATGATTTCAGGACGTAAGGTAAGCCAGAAAATATTAGTAACGGCTCAAGTGATAGGCATGCTCCTATTATTTGCCTTAGTATTGTATGCCAATGGCAATGATCTATTCAGATATTTAATCAAATAA
- a CDS encoding DUF4290 domain-containing protein translates to MKYNSKMKPLALPEYGRNVQNMVDHCLAIEDRDERNICARTIIKTMKGMTPELKDNNQSDKIYWDHLAIMSDFNLDVDFPENTITKEKLIRKPSKIEYPNHKITYRYYGNLIDELIEKACNMEEGEERNALSELIAKQMKRSYMAWNKDNIDDSKIFSDLYDMSKGKIHLNIDNCKLTIPNTPEKRDNKRIKKYKRK, encoded by the coding sequence ATGAAATATAATAGTAAAATGAAACCATTGGCATTACCTGAATATGGACGTAATGTCCAAAATATGGTAGATCATTGTCTGGCTATCGAGGACAGGGATGAAAGAAACATTTGTGCACGGACGATTATCAAGACAATGAAAGGAATGACGCCCGAACTCAAGGACAATAACCAATCTGATAAAATATATTGGGATCATTTGGCTATTATGTCGGATTTTAATTTAGATGTCGACTTCCCCGAAAATACTATCACAAAAGAGAAACTTATCAGAAAACCATCCAAGATAGAATATCCTAACCATAAGATAACTTACAGATATTACGGTAATCTTATTGATGAACTAATAGAGAAAGCATGTAATATGGAAGAAGGTGAGGAACGTAACGCCCTATCTGAGCTTATTGCAAAGCAAATGAAACGGTCATACATGGCATGGAACAAAGATAATATTGATGATTCAAAAATTTTCAGTGATCTATATGATATGTCTAAAGGTAAAATTCACCTGAATATTGACAATTGTAAATTGACGATTCCCAATACCCCTGAAAAAAGGGATAATAAGCGTATCAAAAAATACAAAAGAAAATAG
- the rimM gene encoding ribosome maturation factor RimM (Essential for efficient processing of 16S rRNA) produces MIDKNQFDLIGKLSKPHGISGEINAKLSVDLSPLLEDKENSSVFLMVEFNNLLVPFRLLGYRDKGEELALLKFKDIDTKEQAMELVGLSVYLSKTYLDSEEEGVVKDLQFFVGFDLFDEDKRIGKIIDIDDSTLNTLALIATPSGEEVMVPFAEELIKDIDLKSRKMNLTIPSGLLDL; encoded by the coding sequence ATGATCGATAAGAATCAATTTGATTTAATTGGGAAACTCTCCAAGCCACATGGAATTTCAGGCGAAATTAATGCAAAGCTATCTGTAGATTTATCCCCTCTTTTGGAGGATAAAGAAAACTCTTCAGTATTTCTAATGGTTGAATTCAACAATTTATTAGTTCCTTTCAGACTTTTGGGATACCGTGACAAAGGCGAGGAATTAGCGTTGCTCAAGTTCAAAGATATTGATACCAAAGAGCAAGCCATGGAGCTTGTGGGCCTATCGGTATATCTGAGCAAAACATATCTTGATAGTGAAGAGGAAGGTGTAGTAAAAGATCTTCAATTTTTCGTAGGGTTTGATCTCTTTGATGAAGACAAAAGAATAGGTAAGATTATAGATATTGATGACTCTACTCTCAACACTCTAGCACTGATAGCCACACCTTCGGGAGAAGAAGTCATGGTGCCCTTTGCTGAAGAACTCATCAAAGATATAGATTTGAAGTCTCGAAAAATGAACTTAACTATCCCTTCCGGATTATTAGACTTATGA
- a CDS encoding endonuclease MutS2 — MLRLETYPSNFENKVGFDEVRHILKSYASSSIGKEYADQMGATTEFAEVDRLLSEVVEMMDIKQHASEFPSLLIADKRESLNSLRPQGAYLEEKELLDIADTLAVANALDVFFHSNNAPGEDAQHLYPHLKLIADECPAYPKIESNIRSLFDITGKIKDNASKELYRIRKELNQLEKSLSGSIHRIIREAKKEGWVEGDVNPSIRDGRLVIPIAPAHKRKIKGIIHDESTTGKTVYIEPAEIVEANNRITELETEERKEIIRILIEVANKIRPHIQELIFLFLIIGKFDFIMAKACFAIEHGAIKPILHKKPTIQWYQAKHPLLLRTLKLHQRDIVPLDIELLYPDSRILIISGPNAGGKSVCLKTVGILQYMLQCGMPIPVSNYSHAGIFGHLFIDIGDEQSIEDDLSTYSSHLRNMKYFTRNCNSHSLLLIDEFGGGTEPQIGGAIAQALLRKFNDNKSFGVITTHYQNIKNYAEDTLGLINGAMLYDRHEMKPLFKLAIGRPGSSFAIEIARKTGIPEDVIDEATSIVGTDYIDMDKYLQDIVRDKRYWETKRLSIRKEEKRLVEEVELYKDNLEKIEKERKKIIVEAKKEALQIISDSGKMVERTIREIKEAEAEKEKTKKIRASLDNYKKTLEDVKDSVSEEKDKLKRELEKIKRRQERKKEKQENNRNNPAKTSTTRTGSSEQKTDKQEFKVGDHVKIKSQKAIGSILEIKANGSAVIALGMIKTTIETDRLVHASGQEIKSIKSDIRTTHPNHNAIIDQIHEKRLNFKQDIDVRGMRASEGVQAISYFIDEAVQLGINRVRILHGTGTGALKISIREYLASLAVVKHFQDEHVQFGGAGITIVDL, encoded by the coding sequence ATGCTTCGCTTAGAAACATATCCCTCTAACTTTGAAAATAAAGTAGGGTTTGATGAAGTAAGACATATATTGAAATCTTATGCGTCAAGCAGCATCGGCAAAGAATATGCCGATCAGATGGGTGCTACTACCGAGTTTGCAGAAGTGGACCGTCTTCTCTCAGAAGTTGTAGAGATGATGGATATCAAACAACATGCCTCAGAATTCCCTTCTCTCTTGATCGCTGATAAAAGAGAATCGCTCAATAGCCTTCGTCCTCAAGGAGCTTATCTTGAAGAAAAAGAATTATTGGATATAGCGGATACTCTCGCTGTAGCCAATGCATTGGATGTATTCTTTCATAGCAATAATGCCCCGGGTGAAGATGCACAACACCTATACCCTCATCTGAAATTGATCGCTGATGAATGTCCTGCCTATCCCAAAATTGAGTCTAATATCAGATCTCTTTTTGATATTACAGGCAAAATCAAAGACAATGCTTCCAAAGAGCTTTATAGAATAAGAAAAGAGCTCAACCAACTGGAAAAAAGCCTTTCGGGATCCATTCACAGGATTATCCGCGAAGCCAAAAAGGAGGGTTGGGTAGAAGGAGATGTCAATCCAAGCATTCGCGACGGTAGATTAGTAATTCCTATAGCTCCTGCTCATAAAAGAAAAATCAAGGGGATCATTCACGACGAGTCTACCACAGGGAAGACTGTTTACATAGAACCTGCCGAAATAGTAGAAGCCAATAACAGAATTACTGAACTGGAAACGGAAGAACGTAAAGAAATCATCCGCATCCTTATTGAGGTGGCCAATAAAATAAGACCTCATATTCAGGAACTCATCTTTCTGTTTCTTATCATTGGGAAATTTGATTTCATTATGGCTAAAGCTTGTTTTGCCATAGAACACGGAGCGATCAAACCGATATTGCACAAAAAACCAACAATCCAATGGTATCAAGCCAAACATCCACTTCTACTACGTACACTGAAACTGCATCAGAGAGATATTGTTCCTTTAGACATAGAGTTACTTTATCCCGACAGCCGTATTCTGATCATATCAGGGCCCAATGCCGGTGGGAAATCTGTATGTCTCAAAACAGTGGGAATTTTGCAATATATGCTACAGTGCGGTATGCCCATTCCTGTAAGCAATTACTCCCATGCAGGTATTTTCGGGCATCTTTTTATTGATATAGGGGATGAGCAAAGTATTGAGGACGATCTAAGCACCTACAGTTCTCATCTTCGAAACATGAAGTATTTTACCCGTAATTGCAATTCACATTCATTACTCCTTATAGATGAGTTCGGAGGCGGCACTGAACCTCAGATAGGCGGCGCCATAGCACAAGCATTATTGAGAAAATTCAATGACAACAAATCTTTCGGAGTCATCACTACACACTACCAAAATATTAAAAATTATGCTGAAGACACCTTAGGCCTTATCAATGGAGCTATGTTGTATGACAGGCATGAGATGAAACCTCTGTTCAAGTTGGCTATAGGACGTCCGGGCAGCTCTTTTGCCATAGAAATAGCTCGTAAGACAGGTATTCCCGAAGACGTTATTGACGAAGCGACTTCCATTGTAGGTACTGACTATATCGATATGGACAAATATCTGCAAGATATTGTGCGTGACAAAAGATATTGGGAAACTAAAAGACTCAGCATAAGAAAAGAAGAAAAGAGACTGGTCGAAGAGGTAGAGTTATACAAAGACAATCTTGAGAAGATAGAAAAAGAGCGGAAGAAAATCATTGTAGAAGCCAAAAAGGAAGCACTACAAATCATCTCAGATTCAGGCAAGATGGTAGAGCGTACCATACGAGAAATCAAGGAAGCGGAAGCTGAGAAAGAAAAAACAAAAAAAATCCGTGCTTCTTTAGATAATTACAAGAAGACATTGGAAGATGTAAAAGATTCCGTTTCTGAGGAAAAAGATAAACTCAAACGAGAACTTGAAAAAATAAAAAGAAGGCAAGAAAGAAAAAAGGAGAAGCAAGAAAATAATCGAAACAACCCGGCTAAAACTTCGACTACTCGAACAGGTTCATCTGAACAAAAAACGGATAAACAAGAATTCAAGGTTGGTGATCATGTAAAGATAAAAAGTCAAAAAGCCATTGGGTCCATCTTGGAAATCAAAGCAAATGGATCTGCCGTTATAGCTTTGGGCATGATCAAAACTACTATTGAGACAGACAGGCTGGTACATGCTTCAGGACAAGAGATCAAAAGTATCAAATCAGATATCCGTACTACTCATCCAAACCATAATGCTATCATTGATCAAATTCATGAGAAAAGGCTTAATTTCAAACAAGATATAGATGTGAGAGGAATGAGGGCAAGTGAAGGAGTACAAGCTATTTCTTATTTTATTGATGAAGCTGTACAATTAGGGATCAATAGAGTCAGAATTTTACATGGAACAGGTACCGGAGCTCTCAAAATATCAATTCGGGAATATCTAGCAAGCCTAGCTGTCGTAAAGCATTTCCAGGATGAGCACGTGCAGTTTGGCGGAGCAGGCATCACTATCGTAGATCTATAA
- a CDS encoding FimB/Mfa2 family fimbrial subunit, with protein MKYTNLVGALLIIFITSRCTSDVDRYNTHPGSNSSPKTQKVITLKIHKPGITLRGMQADPMALVKEYTLYFYDQSGDFCYQKSFKATSGKNIYDIDLDLKNGKYKLLVVGNSSEHVKAHALSHIDSLSIDYPCSIYKTISFEDNNTKKSKVASMLNKDGLIDITIDSEKSNIPIEVSLEPNICRVIVTGKPLVENGTIDTQTFWFAINSMAKGSRLIKGKQMISKEGSQVIYPETSLYTGSLLADKSALMEKISCYSDDNDKVLWLVVKEAQDPLIYNEIGVYVKETTIDKSAYLKGLCPHVIIRVKYLPNSLNFVSHEKSWVCFNDKYYTLAEFRSVISNKSNQSIALQRAIEKLSESNKLFTKSFDVGGIQYYHQGINYYIVYIEHYRNDDTGNVILGTVRNHEYQIQIERITKRGLAEFPNFNMKEMALEPIQSKGVKTGISLSESKIIKQKVSL; from the coding sequence ATGAAATACACAAATTTAGTTGGTGCATTGTTGATTATATTTATTACCTCAAGATGCACATCAGATGTAGATCGTTATAACACACATCCGGGATCAAATTCGTCCCCTAAAACTCAAAAAGTTATTACGCTGAAGATCCATAAACCGGGCATTACACTGCGGGGTATGCAAGCAGATCCGATGGCATTGGTGAAAGAGTACACTCTTTATTTCTACGACCAATCCGGAGATTTTTGCTATCAAAAGTCGTTCAAAGCTACTTCCGGTAAAAATATCTATGATATAGATTTGGATTTGAAAAATGGGAAATATAAGCTTCTTGTCGTAGGGAATTCTTCCGAGCATGTAAAGGCTCATGCCTTGAGCCATATTGACAGTCTCTCTATAGATTATCCCTGCTCAATATATAAAACAATCAGCTTTGAGGATAACAATACAAAAAAGAGTAAAGTAGCAAGTATGCTCAATAAAGATGGTTTGATTGACATAACAATTGATAGTGAGAAGAGTAATATTCCTATTGAGGTTTCATTAGAGCCCAATATCTGCCGCGTAATCGTCACGGGTAAACCTTTGGTTGAAAATGGTACCATTGACACACAAACTTTTTGGTTCGCCATAAACAGTATGGCTAAAGGCTCAAGACTGATAAAAGGCAAACAGATGATATCCAAAGAGGGATCACAAGTGATCTATCCGGAGACTTCGCTTTATACAGGATCGCTTTTGGCAGATAAGAGTGCCTTGATGGAAAAAATCTCTTGTTACAGTGACGATAATGACAAAGTCTTATGGTTGGTTGTCAAAGAGGCTCAAGATCCTCTTATATATAATGAAATAGGAGTATATGTAAAAGAAACAACTATAGATAAATCTGCATACCTAAAAGGATTGTGCCCTCATGTAATAATAAGAGTAAAATATCTGCCTAATAGTTTAAATTTTGTTAGTCATGAAAAGAGCTGGGTATGTTTCAATGATAAATATTATACACTGGCGGAGTTTAGATCCGTGATATCCAATAAATCAAATCAAAGTATTGCATTACAAAGAGCAATAGAAAAGCTATCAGAAAGCAATAAACTCTTTACCAAGAGCTTTGACGTGGGAGGAATACAATATTATCACCAAGGGATCAACTATTACATTGTATATATCGAACATTACAGAAATGACGATACCGGAAATGTGATCCTGGGAACAGTACGAAATCATGAATATCAGATACAAATAGAACGGATCACAAAAAGGGGATTAGCTGAATTTCCTAATTTTAATATGAAAGAGATGGCTTTGGAGCCGATACAATCAAAAGGAGTGAAAACTGGAATTTCCCTATCTGAGAGTAAAATAATAAAACAAAAAGTATCGTTGTAA
- a CDS encoding 1-deoxy-D-xylulose-5-phosphate reductoisomerase has translation MKKNIAILGSTGSIGTQTLDIIKDNRDQLRVYAITANNNYKLLIEQAIEFEPEIVVIANEKHYSIVKDALQSKPIKVWAGNQAIADAATMADVHIVITAMVGYSGLIPTLKAIEAGKVIGLANKESLVVAGELIIQKAIEFKSAIIPVDSEHSAIFQCLMGEVQNPEKIILTASGGPFRAFDRQALETVTVAQALKHPNWDMGAKVTIDSASLMNKGFEMIEAKWLFDMQPHQIDVLIHPQSIIHSMVQFHDGSIKAQLGIPDMRLPISYALGLTHRIPNQYPRLDFTQYQFTFEKPDTERFPNLRFAFECIDKGGNQPCALNAANEVAVKAFLEEKLSFRKMSDLIDRCLQINTFITHPSLEDYIETDRVIRQSAIEMIDKI, from the coding sequence ATGAAAAAGAATATTGCTATTTTAGGGTCGACCGGCTCTATAGGAACTCAAACGTTAGACATTATTAAGGACAATCGGGATCAGCTCAGGGTCTATGCTATTACAGCTAATAATAACTATAAACTCCTCATAGAGCAAGCCATAGAATTCGAGCCTGAAATAGTTGTTATCGCAAACGAAAAGCATTATTCTATTGTCAAAGACGCCCTTCAGTCAAAGCCGATCAAAGTATGGGCGGGCAACCAAGCTATAGCAGACGCTGCCACTATGGCCGATGTGCACATTGTTATTACGGCAATGGTGGGATATTCCGGTCTTATACCGACACTGAAAGCAATCGAAGCCGGCAAAGTAATAGGTTTGGCAAATAAAGAAAGCCTAGTCGTAGCAGGTGAGCTGATTATTCAAAAGGCAATTGAGTTCAAATCTGCTATTATACCGGTGGACTCTGAACACTCTGCTATTTTCCAATGCTTGATGGGCGAGGTGCAAAACCCCGAAAAGATTATACTCACAGCTTCCGGAGGACCATTTAGAGCTTTTGATAGGCAGGCTCTTGAAACAGTAACGGTGGCACAGGCTCTAAAACACCCTAATTGGGATATGGGAGCCAAAGTAACTATTGATTCAGCATCATTGATGAATAAAGGCTTTGAGATGATCGAGGCCAAATGGCTTTTTGATATGCAACCTCATCAGATAGATGTTCTGATACATCCGCAGAGCATTATTCACTCTATGGTACAGTTTCATGATGGTTCTATTAAGGCGCAATTGGGCATCCCCGACATGAGACTCCCCATAAGCTATGCCTTGGGGCTTACTCATAGAATTCCCAATCAATATCCAAGGCTCGATTTTACGCAATATCAATTTACATTCGAAAAGCCCGATACCGAAAGGTTCCCTAATCTTAGATTTGCATTTGAATGTATTGACAAGGGTGGCAATCAGCCTTGTGCACTAAACGCAGCTAATGAAGTAGCGGTAAAAGCTTTTTTAGAAGAAAAGCTTTCCTTTAGGAAGATGAGTGACCTCATTGACCGTTGTCTTCAAATAAACACATTTATAACTCATCCGTCATTAGAAGATTATATTGAAACTGATCGTGTAATACGCCAAAGCGCAATAGAAATGATAGATAAAATTTAA
- the murA gene encoding UDP-N-acetylglucosamine 1-carboxyvinyltransferase: protein MSSYVIEGGYSLKGTIEPQGAKNEALQIVAATLLTSEKVTINNVPDILDVNNLIELLRNMGVKVTKESKGVFTFQADNIDIDYLKSDQYRQKSMALRGSVLTLGPLISRFGFAIFPKPGGDKIGRRRVDTHLIGVQALGAECQYNPSIKSYEIKSDKLKGAYILLDEASVTGTANVLMAAVLAEGETTIYNAACEPYLQQLCKLLIEMGAKIDGVGSNLLKIQGVKELHGAEHRLLPDMIEVGSFIGMAAMTKSEITIKNVSIPNLGIIPASFQRLGITIEQRNDDLFIPKHDGYEIETFIDGSIMTIADAPWPGLTPDLLSVFLVVATKAKGSVLIHQKMFESRLFFVDKLIDMGAQIILCDPHRATVIGLDKRYNLRAAEMISPDIRAGIALLIAAMSAKGTSIIHNIEQIDRGYENIHERLNALGARISRLS, encoded by the coding sequence ATGTCATCATATGTAATTGAAGGAGGTTATAGCTTAAAAGGAACTATCGAACCTCAGGGAGCCAAAAACGAAGCTCTCCAAATTGTAGCAGCGACATTACTTACTTCCGAGAAAGTAACCATAAACAATGTTCCCGACATCTTGGATGTAAACAATCTGATTGAGTTGTTGAGAAATATGGGGGTGAAAGTAACCAAAGAGTCTAAAGGGGTATTTACATTCCAAGCTGATAATATTGATATAGATTATCTAAAATCAGATCAATACCGGCAAAAAAGTATGGCTCTGAGAGGTTCTGTTCTTACTTTAGGTCCGCTGATTTCAAGATTTGGATTCGCTATTTTTCCTAAACCCGGCGGTGATAAGATAGGACGCAGAAGAGTAGATACACATCTTATCGGCGTACAGGCATTAGGAGCAGAATGTCAATATAACCCTTCCATAAAATCCTATGAAATAAAAAGCGACAAACTCAAAGGAGCTTATATTTTATTAGATGAAGCATCAGTTACCGGTACAGCCAATGTGCTTATGGCTGCTGTGCTTGCCGAAGGAGAAACCACAATTTATAACGCAGCCTGCGAACCTTACTTACAACAATTATGCAAACTCCTTATTGAAATGGGAGCGAAGATTGATGGAGTGGGTTCTAATCTGCTGAAAATTCAAGGAGTGAAGGAACTTCACGGTGCTGAACATCGTCTTCTGCCTGATATGATTGAAGTGGGAAGCTTCATCGGTATGGCTGCAATGACAAAGTCTGAAATTACAATAAAAAATGTAAGTATACCTAATCTGGGTATCATACCCGCATCCTTCCAGCGTTTAGGAATTACTATAGAGCAAAGAAATGATGATCTATTTATCCCTAAACATGATGGATATGAGATCGAAACATTTATAGATGGATCCATAATGACTATAGCAGATGCTCCATGGCCGGGACTCACACCAGACCTTCTGAGTGTTTTTTTAGTTGTTGCCACTAAAGCCAAAGGAAGTGTCCTGATACATCAAAAAATGTTTGAGAGCAGGCTGTTCTTTGTCGACAAGCTCATCGATATGGGTGCACAGATTATTCTATGTGATCCACATCGTGCCACAGTTATCGGATTGGACAAAAGATATAACCTAAGAGCAGCTGAGATGATCTCACCGGATATACGGGCAGGTATCGCATTGCTTATTGCAGCAATGAGTGCCAAAGGGACAAGCATTATACACAACATTGAACAAATCGATAGAGGATATGAAAATATTCATGAACGACTCAATGCATTGGGTGCAAGAATTTCAAGACTTTCTTAA